Proteins co-encoded in one Opitutus terrae PB90-1 genomic window:
- a CDS encoding HlyD family secretion protein: MSTDSSPSADPTPAHRWRRRVLLLAGPLLVAVAALWLYLHGGRIVTSDNAYVHADKLTVTAEVAGAVKDVAVRENQPVAVGQVLFRLDDEPYRIALAEAQAELAAVRLELATSRANYQAKVAAIGEAQEQLAFAETELHRQEELNATNVAPAAALDQARHAVESARRRVSVLQQEAATVLASLGGVDRPDEQNPDFLAARARVAKAQRDLARTVITAPIAGIVANVTNLPVGKFLQPAQPAFTLVAADHVWIEANLKETELTHLQPGNPVKIEIDTYPHRQWLGRVAAIGPATGAEFALIPPQNASGNWVKTVQRIPVRIRVESNDPARPLRAGMSAEVRIDTGHTRALRDLAGSFGEPDQVSG, translated from the coding sequence ATGTCGACCGACTCCTCTCCTTCCGCCGATCCCACTCCGGCACACCGCTGGCGCCGCCGCGTGCTGTTGCTCGCCGGCCCTCTCCTCGTCGCGGTCGCCGCGCTATGGCTTTATTTGCACGGCGGACGCATCGTCACCAGCGACAATGCCTACGTCCATGCCGACAAGCTCACCGTCACCGCCGAGGTGGCCGGCGCGGTGAAGGATGTCGCCGTGCGTGAGAATCAGCCGGTCGCCGTCGGCCAGGTGCTGTTCCGGCTCGATGACGAACCCTACCGGATCGCGCTCGCCGAAGCGCAGGCCGAACTCGCCGCCGTGCGGCTGGAACTCGCCACGTCGCGCGCCAATTACCAAGCCAAGGTCGCCGCGATCGGCGAGGCGCAGGAACAGCTCGCCTTCGCCGAGACCGAGTTGCACCGGCAGGAGGAGCTGAATGCGACCAACGTCGCGCCCGCCGCCGCGCTCGACCAGGCGCGGCACGCCGTCGAGTCCGCCCGCCGGCGCGTGTCGGTTCTGCAGCAGGAGGCCGCGACCGTGCTGGCCTCGCTCGGCGGCGTCGACCGACCGGATGAACAGAATCCCGACTTCCTCGCCGCGCGGGCGCGTGTCGCCAAGGCGCAACGCGATCTCGCCCGCACCGTGATCACCGCGCCCATCGCCGGCATCGTGGCCAACGTCACCAATCTGCCCGTCGGCAAATTCCTGCAGCCGGCGCAACCCGCGTTCACGCTGGTCGCCGCCGATCACGTGTGGATTGAAGCCAACCTCAAGGAAACCGAGCTCACGCATCTGCAGCCGGGCAATCCGGTAAAGATCGAAATCGACACCTACCCGCATCGCCAATGGCTCGGACGCGTCGCCGCCATCGGCCCTGCCACGGGCGCCGAGTTCGCGCTGATCCCGCCGCAGAACGCCTCCGGCAACTGGGTCAAGACCGTGCAGCGCATCCCGGTGCGCATTCGCGTGGAATCCAACGACCCGGCGCGGCCGCTGCGCGCCGGCATGAGCGCCGAGGTCCGCATCGACACCGGCCACACGCGTGCGCTGCGCGACCTTGCCGGCAGCTTCGGCGAGCCGGATCAGGTTTCCGGATGA
- a CDS encoding TetR/AcrR family transcriptional regulator, with translation MHDLKTAPAPARDRLLAAATRIFARDGLNGATTREIAREAGVNEVTLFRLFQTKERLLEAVVQQNFGPDAPAPAAPIPAPSADFAADLLAHGRTYEKLLQQNLPLIRAMIGEIHHHHRVSQQQVFRGIFRPLREALVQRLELAQTAGELRADLSPALLADLFGGMIFTGVLSRASNVPKDYSATEHLAAAVELIVRGAAA, from the coding sequence ATGCATGATTTGAAGACCGCTCCCGCCCCCGCCCGCGACCGCCTCCTCGCTGCCGCCACGCGCATTTTCGCACGCGACGGGCTCAACGGCGCCACGACCCGCGAGATCGCGCGCGAGGCCGGCGTGAACGAGGTCACACTGTTCCGACTTTTCCAGACCAAGGAACGCCTGCTCGAAGCGGTCGTGCAGCAGAACTTTGGCCCCGACGCTCCCGCCCCCGCCGCTCCCATTCCGGCTCCGAGCGCCGACTTCGCCGCCGATCTGCTCGCGCATGGTCGCACCTACGAAAAACTGCTCCAGCAAAACCTGCCGCTCATCCGCGCGATGATTGGTGAAATCCACCATCACCATCGCGTCAGCCAGCAGCAGGTTTTCCGCGGGATTTTTCGGCCGCTGCGCGAAGCATTGGTCCAGCGGCTCGAACTCGCCCAAACGGCCGGCGAACTGCGCGCCGACCTGTCGCCCGCGCTGCTGGCCGACCTGTTCGGCGGCATGATCTTCACCGGCGTGCTCAGCCGCGCCTCCAACGTCCCCAAGGACTACTCCGCCACCGAGCATCTCGCCGCCGCCGTTGAGCTGATCGTCCGCGGCGCCGCCGCTTGA
- a CDS encoding DUF6496 domain-containing protein translates to MPTQTAKRRARSDARAGKKPSTQAGEFVREEMHQLKRGKGTAKSRKQAIAIGLSEARRSGVKLGTPKKGKTSSATRKKAQRDTAVGQGRRKPSPTRSRGAKKAARTRARQKRRS, encoded by the coding sequence ATGCCAACTCAAACTGCCAAACGACGGGCGCGAAGCGATGCGCGCGCCGGAAAGAAACCCAGCACGCAGGCGGGCGAGTTCGTCCGCGAAGAGATGCACCAGCTGAAGCGCGGCAAAGGCACCGCGAAATCGCGGAAGCAGGCGATCGCGATCGGGCTCTCCGAAGCGCGCCGTTCCGGCGTGAAGCTCGGCACGCCGAAAAAAGGCAAGACCTCGTCCGCCACGAGAAAGAAGGCGCAGCGCGACACCGCAGTCGGCCAGGGTCGGCGCAAGCCGTCGCCGACCCGCTCCCGCGGAGCCAAGAAGGCGGCGCGCACGCGTGCACGGCAGAAGCGCCGCTCGTAG
- a CDS encoding LysR family transcriptional regulator, protein MNLDLLRSFFAIVDQGSLNKAAERLHVSQSTLSRQMHALEHEIGGRIFERSASGVALTATGHALHDSMRPLLGRFETALGEARRLARGQRSDLRIGYLMSAAAEYLHPALAALRRTHPEVKVKLLDLSPGEQIGALRRGEIDLALLGNAGAFLSREFFVRRLALLPVFVAVADTHPLAGRRTLALADLRGELFVGADERDMPGHNQWIVQLCRRARFRPRFVLDAESLTHALATVVTEGAVLLQPDYARSMKVPGIVFRPLQDSAVKWELLLAWQRGKVADPVRAILAALPTQRGAAG, encoded by the coding sequence GTGAACCTCGACCTCCTCCGCTCGTTCTTCGCCATCGTCGATCAGGGCAGCCTCAACAAGGCCGCGGAACGGCTGCACGTGTCGCAATCCACGCTCAGCCGCCAGATGCACGCGCTCGAGCACGAGATCGGCGGACGCATTTTCGAACGCAGCGCGAGCGGGGTGGCGCTCACCGCGACGGGCCACGCGCTGCACGACAGCATGCGGCCGCTGCTCGGCCGTTTCGAGACCGCGTTGGGGGAGGCCCGCCGGCTCGCGCGCGGTCAACGCTCCGATCTGCGGATCGGCTATCTCATGTCCGCGGCCGCGGAATATCTGCATCCCGCGCTGGCTGCGCTTCGCCGCACGCACCCCGAGGTGAAGGTGAAGCTCCTCGACCTTTCGCCCGGCGAACAGATCGGCGCGCTGCGTCGCGGCGAGATCGATCTGGCATTGCTCGGCAACGCCGGCGCGTTCCTTTCGCGCGAGTTTTTCGTCCGCCGGCTGGCGCTCCTGCCAGTGTTCGTGGCCGTGGCCGACACACACCCGTTGGCCGGACGCCGCACCCTCGCGCTGGCCGATTTGCGCGGAGAACTCTTCGTCGGCGCCGACGAACGGGACATGCCCGGCCATAATCAATGGATCGTCCAGCTCTGCCGCCGCGCGCGATTCCGGCCGCGGTTCGTGCTCGATGCCGAGAGTCTGACGCACGCGCTCGCGACGGTGGTCACCGAGGGCGCCGTCCTGCTGCAGCCCGACTACGCGCGCAGCATGAAAGTGCCCGGCATCGTCTTCCGCCCGCTGCAGGATTCCGCCGTGAAATGGGAACTTCTGCTCGCCTGGCAACGCGGCAAGGTGGCCGATCCGGTCCGCGCCATCCTCGCCGCCCTCCCGACCCAGCGTGGCGCCGCCGGCTAG
- a CDS encoding endo-1,4-beta-xylanase, with protein sequence MHTFPFLPPLLALAAALNLPSAVAAEAAAAPALKTAADKLFLVGAAVGPGHTSGRDKSGVAVIEQHFNTITPENAMKWERIHPKPGRYDFKLADQLVEFGQKRGMFIVGHTLMWHSQTPAWVFEDEAGQPISREALLERLREHVRTVVGRYRGKVHGWDVVNEAIRDEDGTLRTDKPWYAILGEEGVFAAFAAAHEADPDAELYYNDYSLDNPVKRAGVIKLAQAIRARGLRIDGIGSQEHCLLHWPQIEAVDQTYADLKAAGFKAMVTELDVSVLPRPGNYTGAEVSRRQASSRDMDPYRKGLPAAQQQALAQRYRELFAVFAKHHDTIQRVTLWGVSDADSWLNGWPIRGRTDYALLFDREDRAKPALAAAVDALQTAQR encoded by the coding sequence ATGCACACTTTCCCTTTTCTCCCTCCGCTTCTCGCTCTCGCCGCCGCTCTCAACCTGCCGAGCGCGGTGGCCGCGGAGGCGGCCGCGGCGCCCGCACTGAAGACGGCTGCGGACAAGCTATTTCTCGTCGGCGCGGCCGTGGGACCGGGCCACACTTCCGGGCGCGACAAATCCGGCGTCGCAGTGATTGAGCAGCATTTCAACACGATCACGCCGGAGAACGCGATGAAGTGGGAGCGGATTCACCCGAAGCCCGGCCGCTACGATTTCAAACTGGCGGACCAGTTGGTCGAGTTTGGGCAAAAGCGCGGGATGTTCATCGTGGGCCACACATTGATGTGGCATTCACAAACGCCGGCGTGGGTGTTCGAGGATGAGGCCGGCCAGCCGATCTCCCGCGAGGCGCTGCTCGAGCGCCTGCGCGAGCACGTCCGCACGGTCGTCGGTCGTTATCGCGGCAAGGTCCACGGTTGGGATGTGGTCAACGAGGCCATTCGCGACGAGGATGGTACGCTGCGCACCGACAAGCCGTGGTATGCGATCCTCGGCGAGGAAGGCGTGTTCGCGGCGTTTGCGGCGGCGCACGAGGCGGATCCGGACGCGGAGCTCTACTACAACGATTACTCGCTGGACAATCCGGTGAAGCGGGCGGGCGTGATCAAGCTGGCGCAGGCGATCCGCGCGCGCGGGCTGCGGATCGACGGCATCGGTTCGCAGGAGCACTGCCTGTTGCACTGGCCCCAGATCGAAGCCGTGGACCAGACCTACGCGGACCTGAAGGCGGCGGGGTTCAAGGCGATGGTCACGGAACTCGATGTGAGCGTGCTGCCACGACCGGGCAACTACACCGGCGCAGAGGTGTCGCGGCGTCAGGCATCCTCGCGCGACATGGATCCTTACCGGAAGGGTTTGCCGGCGGCGCAGCAGCAGGCGCTGGCGCAGCGCTACCGCGAACTTTTCGCCGTCTTTGCGAAGCATCACGACACGATCCAGCGGGTGACGCTGTGGGGTGTTTCGGATGCGGACTCCTGGCTCAATGGCTGGCCGATTCGCGGGCGCACCGACTACGCGCTCTTGTTCGACCGCGAGGATCGGGCGAAGCCGGCCCTGGCAGCCGCAGTCGACGCGCTGCAAACCGCGCAGCGATAG
- a CDS encoding YihY/virulence factor BrkB family protein: protein MTAAPAFVSLVSGQVNTPPPSPSPSPRRGLLRRLGAMVWETIKAYYFDKVPQLGAALAFYTTVAVAPLLVLAVAVAEIVFKEEQARRRILGEIENLVGSDASRALAQVEPPNYGSDTATFATIVSLATLMVGAVFVFVHLQDALNTIWRAPAYTGEGWLATVKRRLFSLGAVLATGFIMLVSLTLSAALTWLGENASSLAELPTGVWQTLNFTFSFGVITFLFAIIFKLLPDVEVRWRDVGTGAAVTALLFVLGKTVLGLYLARSSVTSAYGAAGSAIALLLWCYYAAQILFLGAEFTRIHARTAGGRKPLEPEKPAAKPGEASDEDVARASRP, encoded by the coding sequence GTGACCGCCGCACCGGCGTTCGTTTCGCTGGTCTCTGGGCAGGTGAACACCCCGCCGCCGTCGCCTTCGCCCTCACCGCGCCGCGGATTGCTGCGTCGGCTCGGGGCCATGGTGTGGGAGACGATCAAGGCCTACTACTTCGACAAGGTCCCGCAGCTCGGCGCCGCGCTGGCCTTCTACACCACCGTCGCCGTCGCCCCGCTGCTGGTGCTCGCCGTCGCCGTCGCCGAGATCGTTTTCAAAGAAGAACAGGCACGCCGCCGGATCTTGGGCGAGATCGAAAATCTCGTCGGCAGCGACGCGAGTCGCGCACTCGCCCAAGTCGAGCCGCCCAACTATGGCAGCGACACCGCCACGTTCGCCACGATCGTCAGCCTTGCGACACTGATGGTCGGCGCCGTGTTCGTGTTCGTGCATCTGCAGGACGCGTTGAACACCATCTGGCGCGCTCCCGCCTACACCGGCGAAGGCTGGCTCGCGACGGTCAAACGCCGGCTGTTCTCCCTCGGCGCGGTGCTGGCCACCGGTTTCATCATGCTCGTGTCGCTCACGCTCAGCGCCGCGCTCACCTGGCTGGGCGAAAACGCCTCCAGCCTCGCCGAGCTTCCGACCGGCGTGTGGCAAACGCTGAACTTCACGTTCTCGTTTGGCGTGATCACATTTCTGTTCGCCATCATCTTCAAGCTGCTCCCCGACGTGGAAGTCCGTTGGCGCGACGTGGGCACCGGCGCCGCGGTCACCGCGCTGCTGTTCGTCCTCGGCAAAACCGTCCTCGGGCTCTACCTCGCGCGTTCCAGCGTCACTTCGGCTTATGGCGCCGCCGGTTCGGCCATCGCACTGCTGCTGTGGTGCTACTACGCCGCGCAGATTCTTTTCCTGGGAGCGGAATTCACGCGCATCCATGCCCGCACCGCCGGCGGCCGCAAACCGCTCGAACCGGAAAAGCCCGCGGCAAAACCCGGCGAGGCCTCGGATGAAGATGTGGCACGGGCGTCCCGCCCGTGA
- a CDS encoding malectin domain-containing carbohydrate-binding protein: MPRSRAFFSVRNAWFVAALLVTTAVSTTAAGAPTPRPDSTWTITLDPHASALERFAARELQRYVYVCSGELPKIQSAATAPADHAFVLGIAPQPLLRDGPAGPQLAAQQYRLQAEGSRDVSRIWIVGGDPLGLLYGVYRLAEKLGVRFYLHGDVIPDERALLDFEPFHEEGRPLFSVRGLQPFHDFAEGPDWWNRDDYLAHVGQLAKLRMNFLGLHTYPESQVGPEPTVWIGGPGEFDQHGRVDVAYRASYHTTSRSGQSWWAYAPVPTSEFTGGAAELFDRDDFGGDVMRDASFAAQTPGSAAVVFNRAADLLGTAFAEARRLGVLTCIGTETPLTLPGAVRDRLVRSGRNPDDPATTREIYRAMFDRITRATPVDYYWLWTPETWTWEGNRPEHFAKTAADIEAALAALRDLKNPITLATCGWVLGPQHDRSALDRLLPPASPMSAINSSVGHVAIERAFTNLSERPRWAIPWLENDGNLTSPQLWAGRMRYDAADALRLGCTGLIGIHWRTQILAPQISALAVAAWEQPWIPDDFDATRIPPLTTSGATGGRAVRTDEPIDGERVSGVNPFASNRIGMAAYDLLVPSGSYTVRLGFSEIENAAPGARVFAVKLNGETLINRLDVSATQGKNRALWFEFHDVKITEARLLLEFTPITGEPAIAAIELEGTTTVGNSAFARRINCGGPVHGDFEADELPGRPRPPIDRAMPVREFYRDFARANFGPEAATAIGDLFASIDGVALPMPTQWIDGPGDIRRNPEPWEKVAADYAFVGRLESLRPQVRGSANLARFDYWLNQLRSMRLIAEIGCTAGALDREMSAAGALADVRAAQQRVEKHALPLRIRLATLWTELLRTEIAGASNVGELGTLANLEQRSRVHQRLLEKHDHQLVQLLGYDLPLAAWPTRDYAGPARIIVPTVRTAAPAGESLKIRVLLVSTKPETDGSLRWRWVGEPTYRTVPLRHVARRVYEAELPALGAEHPALEYAIEATLDGASHRWPASDRELGQTVILAESD; this comes from the coding sequence ATGCCCCGCAGTCGCGCTTTCTTTTCCGTCCGAAACGCGTGGTTCGTCGCCGCCCTCCTCGTTACCACGGCCGTCTCGACGACCGCAGCCGGCGCACCGACGCCGCGGCCGGATTCCACCTGGACCATCACACTCGATCCGCACGCGTCCGCGCTCGAACGCTTCGCCGCCCGCGAGCTCCAGCGTTACGTCTATGTTTGCAGCGGCGAACTGCCAAAAATCCAGTCCGCGGCCACCGCGCCTGCCGATCACGCGTTCGTCCTCGGCATCGCCCCCCAACCGCTCCTGCGCGATGGGCCCGCCGGCCCTCAGCTCGCGGCCCAGCAGTATCGGTTGCAGGCCGAAGGCTCGCGCGACGTCTCGCGGATTTGGATCGTCGGTGGCGATCCTCTCGGACTGCTCTACGGCGTCTATCGGCTCGCGGAAAAACTCGGTGTCCGATTCTACCTGCACGGCGACGTGATTCCCGACGAGCGCGCGCTCCTCGACTTCGAGCCATTTCACGAGGAGGGGCGACCGCTGTTTAGCGTGCGCGGACTGCAGCCGTTTCATGATTTTGCTGAGGGCCCCGACTGGTGGAATCGCGACGACTATCTCGCGCACGTCGGCCAGCTCGCGAAGTTGCGCATGAACTTCCTCGGCCTGCACACCTATCCCGAGAGTCAGGTCGGTCCGGAACCGACCGTGTGGATCGGAGGGCCCGGCGAATTCGATCAACACGGCCGCGTGGACGTGGCCTACCGCGCGTCGTATCACACCACCAGTCGCAGCGGGCAATCCTGGTGGGCTTACGCGCCGGTGCCGACCAGCGAGTTCACCGGCGGCGCCGCGGAGCTGTTCGACCGCGACGACTTCGGCGGCGATGTCATGCGTGACGCCAGCTTCGCCGCGCAGACACCGGGATCCGCCGCAGTGGTGTTCAACCGCGCCGCCGATTTGCTGGGCACGGCATTCGCCGAGGCGCGCCGGCTCGGCGTGCTCACGTGCATCGGCACGGAGACTCCGCTCACGCTGCCCGGCGCCGTGCGCGACCGGTTGGTTCGCAGCGGCCGCAATCCCGACGATCCGGCAACGACGCGCGAGATCTATCGCGCGATGTTCGACCGCATCACGCGCGCCACTCCGGTGGACTATTACTGGCTGTGGACGCCCGAGACCTGGACGTGGGAAGGCAACCGGCCCGAGCATTTCGCCAAGACCGCCGCCGATATCGAGGCGGCGCTCGCCGCGCTGCGTGACTTGAAGAACCCGATAACGCTCGCGACCTGCGGCTGGGTGCTCGGCCCACAGCATGATCGCTCCGCCCTCGACCGGCTCCTGCCGCCCGCTTCGCCCATGAGCGCGATCAACTCCTCGGTCGGCCACGTCGCGATCGAGCGCGCGTTCACCAACCTAAGCGAGCGTCCGCGCTGGGCGATTCCGTGGCTCGAAAACGATGGCAACCTCACCAGTCCACAGCTCTGGGCCGGCCGCATGCGCTACGATGCCGCCGACGCCCTCCGGCTGGGCTGCACCGGGCTGATCGGAATTCACTGGCGAACGCAGATTCTTGCTCCGCAAATCTCGGCGCTCGCCGTCGCCGCGTGGGAGCAGCCGTGGATTCCGGACGATTTCGATGCGACGCGCATTCCGCCGCTGACCACCTCCGGTGCGACCGGCGGCCGCGCCGTCCGCACCGACGAGCCGATCGATGGCGAGCGCGTGTCAGGCGTGAATCCGTTTGCGAGCAACCGGATCGGCATGGCCGCCTACGATCTGCTCGTGCCGAGCGGAAGCTACACCGTACGGCTTGGGTTCAGCGAAATCGAGAACGCCGCCCCCGGCGCGCGCGTGTTCGCGGTGAAGCTGAACGGCGAGACGCTGATCAACCGACTGGATGTCTCCGCGACGCAGGGGAAGAACCGCGCCCTCTGGTTCGAATTTCACGACGTCAAAATCACCGAAGCTCGGCTACTGCTGGAGTTCACCCCCATCACGGGTGAACCGGCGATCGCCGCGATCGAGCTCGAAGGGACGACAACCGTCGGCAACAGCGCCTTCGCGCGACGCATCAATTGCGGCGGTCCCGTGCATGGCGATTTCGAGGCCGACGAGCTTCCGGGCCGGCCGCGCCCGCCGATCGATCGCGCAATGCCGGTGCGGGAGTTCTATCGCGACTTCGCTCGCGCCAACTTCGGCCCGGAAGCCGCGACGGCCATCGGCGACCTTTTCGCTTCGATCGATGGGGTCGCATTGCCGATGCCGACGCAGTGGATCGACGGTCCCGGAGACATTCGCCGAAATCCCGAACCGTGGGAGAAGGTGGCGGCCGACTACGCTTTTGTCGGCCGGCTCGAATCGCTGCGCCCGCAGGTGCGCGGTTCCGCGAACCTCGCACGTTTCGACTACTGGCTGAACCAGCTCAGGTCGATGCGGCTGATTGCCGAGATCGGGTGCACCGCCGGCGCGCTGGACCGCGAGATGAGCGCCGCCGGAGCCCTCGCCGATGTGCGCGCGGCGCAGCAACGCGTGGAAAAGCACGCGCTCCCGCTGCGCATCCGACTCGCTACGCTCTGGACCGAATTGCTCCGCACCGAAATCGCCGGCGCATCGAACGTCGGTGAACTGGGCACGCTCGCGAACCTCGAACAGCGCAGTCGCGTGCACCAGCGCCTGCTCGAAAAGCACGACCACCAACTGGTCCAGTTGCTCGGCTACGATCTCCCGCTCGCCGCCTGGCCAACGCGCGACTACGCCGGCCCGGCGCGGATCATTGTGCCGACGGTGCGCACCGCCGCGCCGGCCGGCGAGTCGCTCAAGATCCGCGTGCTGCTGGTCTCGACCAAACCCGAGACTGACGGATCGCTCCGTTGGCGCTGGGTCGGCGAGCCGACGTATCGCACGGTGCCGCTGCGGCACGTGGCGCGGCGCGTTTACGAAGCCGAGCTACCCGCGCTCGGCGCCGAGCACCCGGCGCTCGAGTATGCAATCGAAGCGACCTTGGATGGTGCGTCGCATCGCTGGCCCGCATCCGATCGCGAACTCGGCCAAACCGTGATCCTCGCGGAATCGGACTGA
- a CDS encoding PTS sugar transporter subunit IIA: MPHRAFTIEEVAEYLHISLADVERLVQRDEIPHRTRGGRTLFQRGEIDAWASQRIIGMPDKRLDAYHARSTAGAREVFQHDALMPELLQPGYIDLALPSKTKASVIRDMVALAAKTGRVFDPREFLTSVQKREELCPTAMPGGLALLHAREHQPFRFEGSFLVIGRTVQAVPFSAPDGRPTQLFFLICCEDERIHLHTLARLCLLVLKTDVVNQLFATEDPAVAFEAVIAAEKAVLPEPGASTSG, encoded by the coding sequence ATGCCGCATCGCGCATTCACCATCGAAGAAGTGGCGGAGTATCTCCACATCAGTCTGGCTGACGTGGAACGGCTGGTGCAGCGGGACGAGATTCCGCACCGTACGCGCGGCGGCCGGACCCTTTTTCAGCGCGGCGAAATCGACGCGTGGGCGTCGCAGCGGATCATTGGCATGCCGGACAAACGGCTCGATGCGTACCACGCCAGATCGACGGCGGGGGCGCGAGAGGTGTTTCAACACGATGCGCTGATGCCCGAGTTGCTGCAGCCGGGCTACATCGACCTCGCGCTGCCGTCGAAAACGAAGGCATCGGTGATCCGTGACATGGTCGCGCTTGCGGCGAAAACCGGCCGGGTGTTCGACCCGCGCGAATTCCTCACGAGCGTGCAGAAGCGCGAGGAGCTGTGTCCCACCGCGATGCCCGGCGGCCTCGCGTTGCTGCACGCGCGCGAGCACCAGCCGTTCCGGTTCGAGGGCTCGTTTCTCGTGATTGGTCGGACGGTGCAGGCGGTGCCATTCAGCGCGCCCGACGGGCGGCCGACGCAGCTGTTCTTCCTGATCTGCTGCGAAGACGAGCGGATTCACCTGCACACGCTGGCGCGACTCTGTCTGCTGGTCTTGAAGACCGACGTGGTGAACCAGCTGTTTGCGACCGAGGATCCCGCCGTCGCGTTTGAAGCGGTGATCGCGGCGGAAAAAGCCGTGCTGCCTGAGCCGGGCGCTTCCACCTCGGGATAG
- a CDS encoding NAD(P)H-dependent glycerol-3-phosphate dehydrogenase, translating to MKITVLSDGGWGTALASVLCDNGHAVTLWGPFPDYLEEMRRTRRNERFLKGIELPPALVLEADLAKACAGSSILVLAAPSQFMRGMLTKLRDVPRESDVIYLNVAKGIETDTCKRMSELVAEILGSVRYAILSGPSHAEEVARRVPTAVMTASKDAEAAMTVQSVFMNQYLRVYTSDDVVGAELGGSLKNVLALAAGVLDGMGMGDNTKAALMTRGIAEMARLGEALGGRHETFSGLSGIGDLIVTCSSRHSRNRHVGEELGKGRKLEEIQREMGMVVAEGVKTADSAYQLARRTNVVTPIIDEVYTSLYQGKDPRQAVRDLMLRDPKPELPRRTA from the coding sequence ATGAAGATCACCGTTCTAAGCGATGGCGGCTGGGGCACGGCTCTGGCCTCGGTTTTGTGCGACAACGGCCATGCGGTGACGCTATGGGGCCCGTTTCCCGACTATCTGGAGGAAATGCGGCGGACGCGGCGGAACGAGCGCTTCCTGAAAGGCATCGAGCTGCCGCCGGCGCTCGTGCTGGAGGCGGATCTGGCGAAAGCCTGCGCCGGTTCCTCAATCCTCGTGCTCGCCGCACCGAGTCAGTTCATGCGCGGCATGCTGACCAAGCTGCGGGACGTGCCGCGAGAGTCCGACGTCATTTATCTCAACGTGGCCAAGGGCATCGAGACCGACACGTGCAAGCGGATGAGCGAGCTCGTGGCGGAGATTCTGGGCAGCGTGCGCTACGCGATTCTCTCCGGTCCCAGTCACGCCGAGGAAGTCGCGCGGCGTGTGCCGACGGCAGTGATGACCGCGTCGAAGGACGCGGAGGCTGCGATGACGGTGCAGTCGGTATTCATGAACCAGTATCTGCGCGTCTACACCTCGGACGACGTCGTCGGCGCGGAGCTGGGCGGTTCGTTGAAAAACGTGCTGGCGCTGGCCGCGGGCGTGCTCGACGGGATGGGGATGGGCGACAACACGAAGGCGGCACTGATGACGCGCGGCATCGCGGAGATGGCGCGACTCGGCGAAGCGCTCGGCGGTCGGCACGAGACGTTTTCCGGGCTGAGCGGAATCGGCGATCTGATCGTGACGTGCAGCAGCCGCCACAGCCGCAACCGCCATGTCGGTGAAGAGCTCGGCAAAGGTCGGAAGCTGGAGGAGATTCAGCGCGAGATGGGCATGGTCGTGGCCGAGGGCGTGAAGACCGCGGACAGCGCCTATCAGCTTGCGCGGCGGACGAACGTGGTCACGCCGATCATCGACGAGGTCTACACGAGCCTTTATCAGGGGAAGGATCCGCGCCAGGCGGTGCGCGACCTGATGCTGCGCGATCCGAAACCGGAACTGCCCCGACGGACGGCGTAG
- a CDS encoding YceI family protein: protein MKTTLRSSFLVFAALLGSSAIVTQAAHRAFDFKDPKGVNHVQFQLDAPLESITGTANGVSGSVSFDAADPLATKGRIVLAANTLTVGNPMMTDHLRGAQWLDAAQHPEIVFEADRVANVQTQGAQTLADVVGRLTVRGVTREVTVPVAFTYLADKLGARMNDPKLKGDLLVMRATFQINRSDFGIQSGQMTDKVAETIHLSLSIAGASPQA, encoded by the coding sequence ATGAAAACCACACTCCGCTCCTCTTTCCTCGTCTTCGCCGCTTTGCTCGGTAGCTCGGCGATCGTCACGCAAGCCGCGCACCGCGCGTTTGATTTCAAGGACCCGAAAGGCGTCAACCACGTCCAGTTCCAGCTCGACGCGCCGCTCGAGTCGATTACCGGCACGGCGAATGGCGTCTCGGGCTCGGTCTCGTTCGACGCGGCGGATCCGCTCGCGACGAAAGGCCGGATCGTGCTCGCGGCAAACACGCTCACCGTCGGCAATCCGATGATGACGGATCACCTCCGCGGCGCGCAGTGGCTGGACGCGGCGCAGCATCCAGAGATCGTGTTCGAAGCGGACCGCGTCGCGAACGTGCAGACGCAGGGAGCACAGACGCTGGCGGACGTCGTGGGCCGGCTCACGGTGCGGGGTGTCACCCGCGAAGTGACCGTGCCAGTTGCGTTCACGTATCTGGCGGACAAGCTTGGCGCGCGGATGAACGACCCGAAACTCAAGGGCGACCTACTGGTGATGCGGGCAACGTTTCAGATCAACCGAAGTGACTTTGGTATCCAATCCGGTCAGATGACCGACAAGGTTGCCGAAACGATCCATCTCTCGCTGAGCATCGCGGGCGCTTCCCCGCAGGCCTGA